The following proteins come from a genomic window of Archangium lipolyticum:
- the dusA gene encoding tRNA dihydrouridine(20/20a) synthase DusA — MTSSTRPTPVPSHRLSVAPMMDWTDRHDRYFLRLISRRTRLYTEMVTTGAILHGDKARHLDYSPEEHPLALQLGGSEPEQLAECARIAEQWGYDEVNLNVGCPSDRVQNGMFGACLMAKPELVARCVEAMRGATRLPVTVKHRIGIDDLDSYEHLTHFIRTVSGAGCDTFIVHARKAFLQGLSPKENREIPPLRYEVVRQLKADFPHLTLVLNGGVKSLDEVRAHLEWADGVMIGREAYQNPYMLALADSRVFGEEGPAPTRRQVVEALMPYVEGLLSRDVHLSRVTRHILGLFAGQQGARGWRRVLSERACRAGAGMEVLRDALAQVPAHVLDEPPVPVSAAA; from the coding sequence ATGACTTCCAGCACCCGCCCCACCCCCGTGCCGAGCCACCGCCTGTCCGTCGCTCCGATGATGGACTGGACGGATCGCCACGACCGCTACTTCCTGCGCCTCATCTCCAGGCGCACGCGGCTCTACACGGAGATGGTCACCACCGGCGCCATCCTCCACGGCGACAAGGCGCGGCACCTCGACTACTCCCCGGAGGAGCACCCGCTCGCCCTGCAGCTCGGCGGCAGTGAGCCGGAACAGCTCGCCGAGTGTGCCCGCATCGCGGAGCAGTGGGGCTACGACGAGGTGAACCTGAACGTCGGCTGCCCCTCGGACCGGGTGCAGAACGGCATGTTCGGCGCGTGCCTCATGGCGAAACCGGAGCTGGTGGCCCGCTGCGTCGAGGCCATGCGCGGCGCCACCCGCCTGCCCGTCACGGTCAAGCACCGCATCGGCATCGACGACCTCGACTCGTACGAGCACCTCACGCACTTCATCCGCACGGTGAGCGGGGCGGGCTGCGACACCTTCATCGTGCACGCACGCAAGGCGTTCCTGCAGGGCCTCAGCCCCAAGGAGAACCGCGAGATTCCTCCGCTGCGCTACGAGGTGGTGCGGCAGCTCAAGGCGGACTTCCCGCACCTGACGCTCGTGCTCAACGGCGGCGTGAAGTCGCTGGACGAGGTGCGCGCGCACCTGGAGTGGGCCGATGGCGTGATGATCGGCCGCGAGGCGTACCAGAACCCGTACATGCTGGCGCTCGCGGACTCGCGGGTGTTCGGCGAGGAGGGCCCGGCGCCTACCCGGCGTCAGGTGGTGGAGGCCCTGATGCCCTACGTCGAGGGGCTGCTGTCGCGCGACGTGCACCTGTCGCGCGTCACGCGGCACATCCTGGGGCTCTTCGCGGGGCAGCAGGGCGCGCGTGGCTGGCGGCGGGTGCTGAGCGAGCGCGCCTGCCGGGCCGGAGCGGGGATGGAGGTCCTCCGGGACGCGCTCGCCCAGGTACCGGCGCACGTGCTCGACGAGCCGCCGGTCCCCGTGTCCGCCGCGGCGTGA
- a CDS encoding coiled-coil domain-containing protein has protein sequence MSSSSTAPLAPESALLRVAPPPEESPLRRAELRLQELLAEIDSLDTELDSLGLELERFARAYEDTLSVSFDEVSRSERLLRRLRNLQDAASALTRLLEQPALPPSAPPEQSSRTAPAPASERRSPSTQDDSRKRASLEDDEDEDPLEDEEPPEDDEPSEEDVLAEREDEAVVLKRLHRRLARLLHPDLAQSDEERTRLDSLMARVNVAYEAGDRTTLELIAAKVGAGDTAADSLTDEERLAHLERRIRILSTAAHSLRQQRESLRSTATARLYEEARRREAEGRDYLAETRAEMEEEVHGLAQDARARMRQLERAARTLTSLRNKRMSTLAENVKGRKLRAFDPVQESPLVRQGVLRLERQRATPAARELARRLEDAVTQEPWQVALTLMAFFAEAAGRPPPGLDTSEAWAERYELLRELDMPDAPTYDQALTRLPRHLELGMRVMKKEIRFGLQLREAELLAAVPLALQRADVAELGRSVLAVIGPQEQCKRCGEEVLLQHLLRTRGLDELNGMLCPLCAHVQKSYWLYSRSEGQEALLPHALRLGTVVEQGLRLAGTTIGFQLLPEEREALTVDQLRQRFVDLYLQPYGVELEPTHVRLVQGGKELDGETRVGRGAITLKLAPEAGTSEKEVLELLRSRIERRFRPDSSK, from the coding sequence ATGTCCTCCTCGTCGACAGCTCCGCTCGCCCCCGAGTCGGCCCTGCTCCGCGTCGCGCCTCCTCCCGAGGAGTCGCCCCTGCGTCGCGCCGAGCTGCGCCTCCAGGAGCTCCTCGCGGAGATCGACTCGCTCGACACGGAGCTCGACTCCCTCGGCCTGGAGCTGGAGCGCTTCGCCCGCGCCTACGAGGACACCCTCTCCGTCTCCTTCGACGAGGTGAGCCGCTCCGAACGGCTGCTGCGCCGGCTCCGCAACCTCCAGGACGCCGCCTCCGCCCTCACCCGCCTCCTCGAACAGCCCGCCCTCCCTCCGTCCGCTCCGCCCGAGCAGTCCTCGCGCACCGCCCCCGCTCCTGCCTCCGAGCGCCGCTCCCCATCTACCCAGGACGACTCCAGGAAGCGCGCTTCCCTCGAGGACGACGAGGACGAGGACCCCCTCGAGGACGAGGAGCCGCCCGAGGACGACGAGCCCTCCGAGGAGGACGTCCTGGCCGAGCGCGAGGACGAGGCGGTGGTCCTCAAGCGGCTCCATCGCCGGCTGGCGCGGCTGCTCCACCCGGACCTCGCGCAGTCGGACGAGGAGCGCACGCGGCTCGACTCCCTCATGGCCCGCGTCAACGTGGCCTACGAGGCGGGCGATCGCACCACGCTGGAGCTCATCGCCGCCAAGGTGGGCGCGGGCGACACCGCCGCGGACTCGCTCACCGATGAGGAGCGCCTGGCGCACCTCGAGCGCCGCATCCGCATCCTCTCCACCGCCGCCCACTCCCTGCGCCAGCAGCGCGAGAGCCTCCGCTCCACCGCCACCGCCCGCCTCTACGAAGAGGCCCGGCGCCGCGAGGCCGAGGGCCGTGACTACCTCGCCGAAACCCGCGCGGAGATGGAGGAGGAGGTCCACGGACTCGCCCAGGACGCGCGCGCCCGCATGCGCCAGCTCGAGCGCGCCGCGCGCACTCTCACTTCCCTGAGGAACAAGCGCATGTCCACGCTCGCCGAGAACGTCAAGGGCCGGAAGCTCCGCGCCTTCGACCCCGTGCAGGAGAGCCCCCTGGTGCGCCAGGGCGTGCTCCGCCTCGAGCGCCAGCGCGCCACGCCCGCCGCGCGCGAGCTCGCCCGCCGCCTCGAGGACGCCGTCACCCAGGAGCCCTGGCAGGTCGCCCTCACCCTCATGGCCTTCTTCGCCGAGGCCGCCGGCCGTCCGCCTCCGGGGCTCGACACCAGCGAGGCCTGGGCCGAGCGCTACGAGCTGCTGCGCGAGCTCGACATGCCGGACGCGCCCACCTACGACCAGGCCCTCACGCGGCTGCCGCGCCACCTGGAGCTCGGCATGCGCGTGATGAAGAAGGAGATCCGCTTCGGCCTGCAACTGCGCGAGGCCGAGCTGCTCGCCGCCGTGCCGCTGGCGCTCCAGCGCGCGGACGTGGCCGAGCTGGGCCGCTCCGTGCTCGCCGTCATCGGCCCCCAGGAGCAGTGCAAGCGCTGTGGCGAGGAGGTGCTCCTCCAGCACCTGCTGCGCACCCGCGGGCTCGACGAGCTCAACGGCATGCTCTGCCCCCTGTGCGCCCACGTGCAGAAGAGCTACTGGCTCTACAGCCGCTCCGAGGGCCAGGAGGCACTGCTGCCCCACGCGCTGCGGCTCGGCACCGTCGTCGAGCAGGGCCTGCGGCTGGCGGGCACCACGATTGGATTCCAGCTCCTCCCCGAGGAGCGCGAGGCCCTCACCGTGGACCAGCTCCGCCAGCGTTTCGTGGACCTGTACCTCCAGCCCTATGGCGTGGAGTTGGAGCCCACGCACGTGCGGCTCGTGCAGGGAGGCAAGGAGCTCGACGGGGAGACGCGGGTGGGCCGGGGCGCCATCACGCTGAAGCTGGCGCCCGAGGCCGGCACCTCCGAGAAGGAAGTCCTGGAGCTGCTGCGCTCGCGCATCGAGCGGCGCTTCCGTCCCGACTCCTCCAAGTGA
- a CDS encoding MBL fold metallo-hydrolase, with amino-acid sequence MRIHHLNGATLCIPASGLMLGRSGRCMVCHCLLIETNAGLVLVDTALGLQDIQAESHRSVRQGLAPLRPKLDPEETMARQVERLGYRREDVRHIVLTHLDSDHAGGLPDFPWAKVHVYAKEHAAAAERRTFKERMRYQEVQWAHGPDWKLYEAARGERWFGFDCVRQLEGLPPEILLVPLTGHTRGHCAVAVDRGDTWLLHAGDAFFFRGEMDTEHPHCPAGLRLFQNLIQMNRQERLHNQERLRELAREQAGKVRVFCAHDDEQWWRLAGDTARTPTTSSAA; translated from the coding sequence ATGCGAATCCATCATCTGAACGGTGCGACACTGTGCATTCCCGCCAGCGGCCTGATGCTGGGCCGTTCGGGCAGGTGCATGGTGTGCCACTGCCTGCTCATCGAGACGAACGCGGGCCTGGTGCTGGTGGACACGGCGCTGGGGTTGCAGGACATCCAGGCAGAGTCCCACCGGAGCGTGCGGCAGGGTCTCGCGCCGCTGCGTCCGAAGCTGGACCCGGAAGAGACGATGGCGCGGCAGGTGGAGCGACTCGGCTACCGGCGCGAGGACGTGCGGCACATCGTGCTGACGCACCTGGACTCGGACCACGCGGGGGGCCTGCCGGACTTCCCGTGGGCGAAGGTACACGTGTACGCGAAGGAGCACGCGGCGGCGGCCGAGAGGCGGACCTTCAAGGAGCGGATGCGCTACCAGGAGGTGCAGTGGGCCCACGGCCCGGACTGGAAGCTGTACGAGGCGGCGCGGGGCGAGCGGTGGTTCGGCTTCGACTGCGTGCGCCAGTTGGAGGGCCTGCCGCCGGAGATCCTCCTGGTGCCGCTGACGGGGCACACGCGAGGACACTGCGCGGTGGCGGTGGACCGGGGAGACACGTGGCTGCTGCACGCGGGGGATGCCTTCTTCTTCCGCGGAGAGATGGACACGGAGCACCCGCACTGCCCCGCCGGACTGCGCCTGTTCCAGAACCTCATCCAGATGAACCGCCAGGAGCGGCTGCACAACCAGGAGCGGCTGCGTGAGCTGGCGCGGGAGCAGGCCGGCAAGGTGCGGGTGTTCTGCGCCCACGACGACGAGCAGTGGTGGCGGCTGGCCGGAGACACGGCCAGGACGCCGACTACTTCTTCGGCGGCGTAG
- the sitI6 gene encoding SitI6 family double-CXXCG motif immunity protein produces the protein MKFYLMDADPAPRYTGYLDAGHRWGLPGVKEKCPACGASGGVVGLHYPCVDVSGLPESAKFDEAWPVSLAEFDRLRELVRPLAPKGTPLEPGAKFGPVEGTATGYFGQIYMQNPWTLFVRREALERLQAAGIRGLQGCPINVRFRQKSHPQLLELQLEPHGLYHSDCLPPDFKPRCPTCGDEPLKRPERMILDATSLSVDVDVFRLRQGWTNIIASERLVDAVHRLELDGVLFQELETR, from the coding sequence GTGAAGTTCTACCTGATGGATGCAGACCCGGCACCGCGTTACACGGGCTACCTGGATGCCGGACACAGATGGGGACTGCCAGGAGTGAAGGAGAAGTGCCCTGCCTGTGGTGCATCGGGTGGTGTGGTGGGGCTGCACTATCCCTGTGTGGATGTCTCGGGTCTCCCGGAGAGCGCGAAGTTCGATGAGGCGTGGCCAGTCTCGCTCGCGGAATTCGACCGGTTGCGCGAACTGGTGCGTCCATTGGCCCCCAAGGGAACCCCGTTGGAGCCGGGGGCGAAGTTCGGCCCGGTGGAGGGGACGGCAACGGGCTACTTCGGACAGATCTACATGCAGAACCCCTGGACGCTCTTCGTGCGTCGCGAGGCGTTGGAGAGGCTCCAGGCGGCGGGAATCCGGGGCCTCCAGGGATGTCCCATCAACGTGCGCTTCCGGCAGAAGAGCCATCCGCAATTGCTCGAACTGCAACTCGAGCCGCACGGGCTCTATCACTCCGACTGCTTGCCTCCCGACTTCAAGCCGCGCTGCCCCACCTGCGGAGACGAGCCCCTCAAACGTCCGGAACGGATGATTCTCGACGCCACCTCCCTGTCCGTGGACGTCGATGTCTTTCGTCTGCGGCAGGGATGGACGAACATCATCGCGAGCGAGCGGTTGGTGGATGCGGTGCACCGCCTGGAGCTGGACGGAGTGCTCTTCCAGGAACTGGAGACCCGTTGA
- a CDS encoding CapA family protein, producing MVGLLLLCLGAAPVTVSTAGDLHLGSLSTEAHVAPLSRLLEGDVRFVNLEGPITKSGRESGVTARGKPTGPLRFNAPPIATKWLKGRVDVVSLANNHALDQGEKGLSETVSRLRERGIQAATSSTDAELERGGRKLRLIARELPESWSPEEESMLEARVRQAREAGAVVLVSLHWGRTGSLLPSEDQRRLAEKLIDAGATAVLGHGPHTPQGIERHGRGIIAYSLGNLAFACGCTDERDAYVLRFRIDEAGAAVDVEAVPLQAGLREPPRRADDPGVAQLIQSLSEDLGTEVRLEGGRVLIR from the coding sequence ATGGTCGGGCTCCTCCTGCTGTGCCTGGGCGCCGCGCCCGTGACGGTCTCCACCGCGGGCGATCTGCACTTGGGCTCACTCTCCACCGAGGCGCACGTGGCTCCACTGTCCCGGTTGCTCGAGGGCGACGTGCGCTTCGTGAACCTGGAGGGCCCCATCACGAAGTCCGGCCGCGAGTCCGGTGTCACGGCCAGAGGGAAGCCCACGGGGCCATTGCGCTTCAACGCACCTCCCATCGCCACGAAGTGGCTGAAGGGCCGCGTGGACGTGGTCTCCCTGGCCAACAACCACGCGCTGGACCAGGGGGAGAAGGGGCTCTCGGAGACGGTGTCGCGGCTGCGCGAGCGGGGCATCCAGGCGGCCACTTCCTCCACGGACGCGGAGCTGGAGCGCGGGGGTCGCAAGCTTCGCCTCATCGCTCGCGAGCTGCCCGAGAGCTGGTCTCCGGAAGAGGAGTCCATGCTGGAGGCCCGGGTGCGCCAGGCGCGCGAGGCGGGCGCGGTGGTGCTGGTGTCGCTGCACTGGGGCCGCACGGGCTCTTTGTTGCCCTCGGAGGACCAGCGGCGGCTGGCGGAGAAGCTCATCGACGCGGGAGCCACGGCGGTGTTGGGACACGGTCCGCACACGCCGCAGGGAATCGAGCGGCACGGGCGAGGCATCATCGCGTACTCGCTGGGCAACCTGGCCTTCGCCTGCGGCTGTACGGACGAGCGCGACGCCTACGTGCTGCGCTTCCGCATCGACGAGGCGGGGGCGGCGGTGGACGTGGAGGCCGTGCCCCTCCAGGCCGGTCTGCGCGAGCCTCCCCGGCGCGCGGACGACCCGGGCGTGGCGCAGCTCATCCAGAGCCTCTCCGAGGACCTGGGCACCGAGGTGCGGCTCGAGGGCGGACGGGTGCTCATCCGCTGA
- a CDS encoding YARHG domain-containing protein has protein sequence MRAALLLSLLLPGLALAEPYVPPAASDIAGYSEKLLCPKGVEDDPDTEEDEWLEPDCPALRGKSLRELSLLRNTIFARYGWAGFRKTWLREHFQQKPWFKPNPGFSYKLLSDVDRENVQAIAHHEMNVTYQDLEERRDSLLAKAGKWWGDAPKYEDEKGREHPSCNPSNFMAADAEQEIANSKDCMYHRSPAISRAPDFKKLEPHERIELGLLSRAMGSFASDDSSRGQMEKSLDEVLSLKDLRELSLRDLRLLRNTLYARRGRPFKSPVLQRHFAHMPWYKADPSYTDARLTKNDQRNVKLIQSVEKELGGALKDEDFLIPDPEHRKDPPDPGFISGA, from the coding sequence ATGCGCGCAGCCCTGCTCCTGAGCCTCCTGCTGCCTGGCCTCGCCCTGGCGGAGCCCTACGTGCCCCCGGCGGCCAGTGACATCGCCGGGTACTCGGAGAAGCTCCTCTGCCCGAAGGGCGTCGAGGACGACCCGGACACGGAGGAGGATGAGTGGCTCGAGCCGGACTGCCCCGCGCTGCGCGGCAAGTCGCTGCGCGAGCTGTCCCTCCTGCGCAACACCATCTTCGCCCGCTACGGCTGGGCGGGTTTCCGCAAGACCTGGCTGCGCGAGCACTTCCAACAGAAGCCCTGGTTCAAGCCCAACCCGGGCTTCTCCTACAAGCTGCTCTCGGACGTCGACCGCGAGAACGTGCAGGCCATCGCCCACCACGAGATGAACGTCACCTACCAGGACCTGGAGGAGAGGCGGGACAGCCTCCTGGCCAAGGCCGGCAAGTGGTGGGGCGATGCCCCGAAGTACGAGGACGAAAAGGGCCGCGAGCACCCCTCCTGCAACCCGAGCAACTTCATGGCGGCGGACGCCGAGCAGGAGATCGCCAACTCCAAGGACTGCATGTACCACCGCTCGCCGGCCATCTCCCGCGCGCCGGACTTCAAGAAGCTCGAGCCCCACGAGCGCATCGAGCTGGGCCTGCTCAGCCGCGCCATGGGGAGCTTCGCCTCGGACGACTCCTCACGCGGACAGATGGAGAAGTCCCTGGACGAGGTGCTCTCGCTCAAGGACCTGCGCGAGCTGTCCCTGCGCGACCTGCGCCTGCTGCGCAACACCCTCTACGCGCGGCGTGGGCGGCCCTTCAAGTCGCCCGTGCTGCAACGGCACTTCGCCCACATGCCCTGGTACAAGGCGGACCCGAGCTACACGGATGCGCGCCTCACGAAGAACGATCAGCGCAACGTGAAGCTCATCCAGTCGGTGGAGAAGGAGCTCGGCGGAGCCCTGAAGGACGAGGACTTCCTCATCCCCGATCCCGAGCACCGGAAGGACCCGCCCGACCCCGGCTTCATCTCCGGGGCTTGA